One window of Mauremys mutica isolate MM-2020 ecotype Southern chromosome 20, ASM2049712v1, whole genome shotgun sequence genomic DNA carries:
- the HOOK2 gene encoding protein Hook homolog 2 isoform X3 yields the protein MVLADRGARRPDRAWPRGAAGAMSVDKAELCGSLLTWLQTFGVPSPCRTYQDLTSGVPIAQVLHRIDSSWFNETWLLRIKDDTSDNWRLKVLGHQISERHLPDVNLIGEFSDTSELGKLLQLVLGCAISCEKKQEHIQQIMTLEESVQHVVMAAIQELMTKDPLDTLASETYGNFDSQSRKYYFLSEDLEEPDDMRQRCQELEQQISMLVEEKNTLSLENKTLKEQKNRLESDTGSKKLLLLQAQITQLQEETFRLESGKEDFRTRCEELEREVQELQHRNEELSSLAEEAQALKDEMDVLRHSSDKVGKLEAAVDAYKKKLEDLGDLRRQVRLLEERNTVYMQRTCELEEELRKANAVRSQLETHKRQVRELHSKHSEEALKAEKWQFEFRNLKEKFEALVKEKERLMEERHSLREANEELRCAQVQQTCLSQADALLDGASSPMDNLAAEILPTELKETIVRLQHENKMLCVQESTYREQLAELQGQLEESNRTKNRLETQQRLHQQQISELKAQVEELQKALQEQGTKAEDAISCLLKRKLEEHLEKLHQAHSELQKKREDLEDLEPKVDSTTARKINELQQCLKKKDEDMRAMEERYKRYMDKACTVIKTLHPKQAPSKAPPEIQALKNQLQEKEVKIHHLETNLEKTRSQREQEEKLIISAWYNTGMALHQQATEQRSATSSSAQSFLAQQRQATNARRGHLGRTQPLLAKYGDKPPQLH from the exons ATGGTGCTGGCGGACCGAGGCGCTCGGCGGCCGGATCGTGCCTGGCCCCGGGGGGCGGCCGGAGCCATGAGCGTGGACAAGGCGGAGCTGTGCGGCTCCCTGCTCACCTGG ctgcagacCTTCGGGGTCCCCTCTCCGTGCCGTACCTACCAGGATCTGACCAGCGGGGTCCCCATTGCCCAGGTCCTGCACAGGAT AGACTCCTCTTGGTTCAACGAGACCTGGCTGCTGCGGATCAAAGACGACACCAGCGACAACTGGAGGCTCAAG GTCTTGGGTCACCAGATCTCAGAGCGCCACCTGCCCGACGTCAACCTGATCGGGGAGTTCTCGGACACCTCGGAGCTGGGGAAGCTGCTGCAGCTGGTGCTGGGCTGTGCCATCAGCTGTGAGAAGAAGCAAG AGCACATCCAGCAGATCATGACCTTGGAGGAATCCGTCCAGCACGTGGTTATGGCGGCCATtcaggag CTGATGACCAAGGACCCATTGGACACGCTGGCCTCCGAGACGTACGGCAACTTCGATAGCCAG TCCCGGAAGTACTATTTCCTCAGCGAGGACCTGGAGGAGCCGGACGACATGCGGCAGCGCTGCCAGGAACTGGAGCAGCAG ATCTCCATGCTGGTGGAAGAGAAGAACACCCTGAGCCTGGAGAACAAGACCCTGAAGGAGCAGAAGAACCGGCTGGAGTCAGATACCGGCAGCaagaaactgctgctgctgcaggctcaGATCAcgcagctgcaggaggagaccttcag GCTGGAGAGCGGGAAGGAGGACTTCCGCACGCGCTGtgaggagctggagagggaggtGCAGGAGCTGCAGCATCGGAACGAGGAGCTGAGCAGCCTGGCCGAGGAGGCTCAGGCCCTGAAGGACGAGATGGACGTGCTGAG GCACTCCTCCGACAAGGTGGGCAAGCTGGAGGCCGCGGTGGACGCCTACAAGAAGAAGCTGGAGGACCTGGGCGACCTGCGGCGGCAGGTGCGGCTCCTGGAGGAGCGGAACACGGTCTACATGCAGCGCACCTgcgagctggaggaggagctgcgcAAAGCCAACGCCGTCCGCTCCCAGCTGGAGACCCACAAGAGACAG GTGCGCGAGCTGCACAGCAAACACTCCGAGGAGGCCTTGAAGGCCGAGAAGTGGCAGTTTGAGTTCAGGAACCTCAAGGAGAAGTTCGAGGCGCTAGTgaaggagaaggag CGTCTGATGGAGGAGCGACACTCCCTCCGCGAGGCCAACGAGGAGCTGAGATGCGCCCAAGTGCAGCAGACGTGCCTGAGCCAAGCAG ATGCCTTGCTGGACGGAGCCTCTTCTCCCATGGACAACCTGGCTGCTGAGATCTTGCCGACTGAACTCAA GGAGACCATCGTGCGCCTGCAGCATGAGAACAAGATGCTGTGCGTGCAGGAGTCGACGTACCGGGAGCAGCTGGccgagctgcaggggcagctggagGAATCCAACCGCACCAAGAACCGGCTGGAGACCCAGCAGAG GTTGCACCAGCAGCAGATCTCGGAGCTGAAGGCCCAGGTGGAGGAGCTCCAGAAGGCGCTGCAGGAGCAGGGCACCAAGGCGGAGGAT GCCATT tCTTGCCTGCTGAAGAGGAAGCTGGAAGAGCACCT ggAGAAGCTGCACCAGGCCCACTCGGAGCTGCAGAAGAAGCGGGAGGACCTCGAGGACTTGGAGCCCAAAGTGGACAGCACGA ccgCCAGGAAGATCAACGAGCTGCAGCAGTGTCTGAAGAAGAAGGACGAGGACATGAGGGCCATGGAGGAGCGTTACAAGCGCTACATGGACAAGGCCTGCACG GTCATTAAGACGCTGCACCCCAAGCAGGCGCCGTCCAAGGCACCCCCCGAGATCCAGGCCTTAAAGAACCAGCTGCAGGAGAAGGAGGTGAAGATCCATCACCTGGAG aCCAACTTGGAGAAGACGAGATCCCAGCGGGAGCAGGAAGAGAAGCTGATCATCAGCGCCTGGTACAACACG GGCATGGCGCTCCACCAGCAAGCCACGGAGCAGCGATCGGCCACCTCCAGCAGCGCCCAGTCCTTCCTGGCCCAGCAGCGCCAGGCCACCAACGCCCGCAGGGGGCATCTGGGGCGGacccagcccctgctggccaAGTACGGAGACAAGCCCCCCCAGCTGCACTGA
- the HOOK2 gene encoding protein Hook homolog 2 isoform X2 — translation MVLADRGARRPDRAWPRGAAGAMSVDKAELCGSLLTWLQTFGVPSPCRTYQDLTSGVPIAQVLHRIDSSWFNETWLLRIKDDTSDNWRLKVSNLKKVLQSVLEYCQDVLGHQISERHLPDVNLIGEFSDTSELGKLLQLVLGCAISCEKKQEHIQQIMTLEESVQHVVMAAIQELMTKDPLDTLASETYGNFDSQSRKYYFLSEDLEEPDDMRQRCQELEQQISMLVEEKNTLSLENKTLKEQKNRLESDTGSKKLLLLQAQITQLQEETFRLESGKEDFRTRCEELEREVQELQHRNEELSSLAEEAQALKDEMDVLRHSSDKVGKLEAAVDAYKKKLEDLGDLRRQVRLLEERNTVYMQRTCELEEELRKANAVRSQLETHKRQVRELHSKHSEEALKAEKWQFEFRNLKEKFEALVKEKERLMEERHSLREANEELRCAQVQQTCLSQADALLDGASSPMDNLAAEILPTELKETIVRLQHENKMLCVQESTYREQLAELQGQLEESNRTKNRLETQQRLHQQQISELKAQVEELQKALQEQGTKAEDSCLLKRKLEEHLEKLHQAHSELQKKREDLEDLEPKVDSTTARKINELQQCLKKKDEDMRAMEERYKRYMDKACTVIKTLHPKQAPSKAPPEIQALKNQLQEKEVKIHHLETNLEKTRSQREQEEKLIISAWYNTGMALHQQATEQRSATSSSAQSFLAQQRQATNARRGHLGRTQPLLAKYGDKPPQLH, via the exons ATGGTGCTGGCGGACCGAGGCGCTCGGCGGCCGGATCGTGCCTGGCCCCGGGGGGCGGCCGGAGCCATGAGCGTGGACAAGGCGGAGCTGTGCGGCTCCCTGCTCACCTGG ctgcagacCTTCGGGGTCCCCTCTCCGTGCCGTACCTACCAGGATCTGACCAGCGGGGTCCCCATTGCCCAGGTCCTGCACAGGAT AGACTCCTCTTGGTTCAACGAGACCTGGCTGCTGCGGATCAAAGACGACACCAGCGACAACTGGAGGCTCAAG GTGAGCAACCTGAAAAAGGTCCTGCAGAGCGTGCTGGAGTACTGCCAAGAT GTCTTGGGTCACCAGATCTCAGAGCGCCACCTGCCCGACGTCAACCTGATCGGGGAGTTCTCGGACACCTCGGAGCTGGGGAAGCTGCTGCAGCTGGTGCTGGGCTGTGCCATCAGCTGTGAGAAGAAGCAAG AGCACATCCAGCAGATCATGACCTTGGAGGAATCCGTCCAGCACGTGGTTATGGCGGCCATtcaggag CTGATGACCAAGGACCCATTGGACACGCTGGCCTCCGAGACGTACGGCAACTTCGATAGCCAG TCCCGGAAGTACTATTTCCTCAGCGAGGACCTGGAGGAGCCGGACGACATGCGGCAGCGCTGCCAGGAACTGGAGCAGCAG ATCTCCATGCTGGTGGAAGAGAAGAACACCCTGAGCCTGGAGAACAAGACCCTGAAGGAGCAGAAGAACCGGCTGGAGTCAGATACCGGCAGCaagaaactgctgctgctgcaggctcaGATCAcgcagctgcaggaggagaccttcag GCTGGAGAGCGGGAAGGAGGACTTCCGCACGCGCTGtgaggagctggagagggaggtGCAGGAGCTGCAGCATCGGAACGAGGAGCTGAGCAGCCTGGCCGAGGAGGCTCAGGCCCTGAAGGACGAGATGGACGTGCTGAG GCACTCCTCCGACAAGGTGGGCAAGCTGGAGGCCGCGGTGGACGCCTACAAGAAGAAGCTGGAGGACCTGGGCGACCTGCGGCGGCAGGTGCGGCTCCTGGAGGAGCGGAACACGGTCTACATGCAGCGCACCTgcgagctggaggaggagctgcgcAAAGCCAACGCCGTCCGCTCCCAGCTGGAGACCCACAAGAGACAG GTGCGCGAGCTGCACAGCAAACACTCCGAGGAGGCCTTGAAGGCCGAGAAGTGGCAGTTTGAGTTCAGGAACCTCAAGGAGAAGTTCGAGGCGCTAGTgaaggagaaggag CGTCTGATGGAGGAGCGACACTCCCTCCGCGAGGCCAACGAGGAGCTGAGATGCGCCCAAGTGCAGCAGACGTGCCTGAGCCAAGCAG ATGCCTTGCTGGACGGAGCCTCTTCTCCCATGGACAACCTGGCTGCTGAGATCTTGCCGACTGAACTCAA GGAGACCATCGTGCGCCTGCAGCATGAGAACAAGATGCTGTGCGTGCAGGAGTCGACGTACCGGGAGCAGCTGGccgagctgcaggggcagctggagGAATCCAACCGCACCAAGAACCGGCTGGAGACCCAGCAGAG GTTGCACCAGCAGCAGATCTCGGAGCTGAAGGCCCAGGTGGAGGAGCTCCAGAAGGCGCTGCAGGAGCAGGGCACCAAGGCGGAGGAT tCTTGCCTGCTGAAGAGGAAGCTGGAAGAGCACCT ggAGAAGCTGCACCAGGCCCACTCGGAGCTGCAGAAGAAGCGGGAGGACCTCGAGGACTTGGAGCCCAAAGTGGACAGCACGA ccgCCAGGAAGATCAACGAGCTGCAGCAGTGTCTGAAGAAGAAGGACGAGGACATGAGGGCCATGGAGGAGCGTTACAAGCGCTACATGGACAAGGCCTGCACG GTCATTAAGACGCTGCACCCCAAGCAGGCGCCGTCCAAGGCACCCCCCGAGATCCAGGCCTTAAAGAACCAGCTGCAGGAGAAGGAGGTGAAGATCCATCACCTGGAG aCCAACTTGGAGAAGACGAGATCCCAGCGGGAGCAGGAAGAGAAGCTGATCATCAGCGCCTGGTACAACACG GGCATGGCGCTCCACCAGCAAGCCACGGAGCAGCGATCGGCCACCTCCAGCAGCGCCCAGTCCTTCCTGGCCCAGCAGCGCCAGGCCACCAACGCCCGCAGGGGGCATCTGGGGCGGacccagcccctgctggccaAGTACGGAGACAAGCCCCCCCAGCTGCACTGA
- the HOOK2 gene encoding protein Hook homolog 2 isoform X1, protein MVLADRGARRPDRAWPRGAAGAMSVDKAELCGSLLTWLQTFGVPSPCRTYQDLTSGVPIAQVLHRIDSSWFNETWLLRIKDDTSDNWRLKVSNLKKVLQSVLEYCQDVLGHQISERHLPDVNLIGEFSDTSELGKLLQLVLGCAISCEKKQEHIQQIMTLEESVQHVVMAAIQELMTKDPLDTLASETYGNFDSQSRKYYFLSEDLEEPDDMRQRCQELEQQISMLVEEKNTLSLENKTLKEQKNRLESDTGSKKLLLLQAQITQLQEETFRLESGKEDFRTRCEELEREVQELQHRNEELSSLAEEAQALKDEMDVLRHSSDKVGKLEAAVDAYKKKLEDLGDLRRQVRLLEERNTVYMQRTCELEEELRKANAVRSQLETHKRQVRELHSKHSEEALKAEKWQFEFRNLKEKFEALVKEKERLMEERHSLREANEELRCAQVQQTCLSQADALLDGASSPMDNLAAEILPTELKETIVRLQHENKMLCVQESTYREQLAELQGQLEESNRTKNRLETQQRLHQQQISELKAQVEELQKALQEQGTKAEDAISCLLKRKLEEHLEKLHQAHSELQKKREDLEDLEPKVDSTTARKINELQQCLKKKDEDMRAMEERYKRYMDKACTVIKTLHPKQAPSKAPPEIQALKNQLQEKEVKIHHLETNLEKTRSQREQEEKLIISAWYNTGMALHQQATEQRSATSSSAQSFLAQQRQATNARRGHLGRTQPLLAKYGDKPPQLH, encoded by the exons ATGGTGCTGGCGGACCGAGGCGCTCGGCGGCCGGATCGTGCCTGGCCCCGGGGGGCGGCCGGAGCCATGAGCGTGGACAAGGCGGAGCTGTGCGGCTCCCTGCTCACCTGG ctgcagacCTTCGGGGTCCCCTCTCCGTGCCGTACCTACCAGGATCTGACCAGCGGGGTCCCCATTGCCCAGGTCCTGCACAGGAT AGACTCCTCTTGGTTCAACGAGACCTGGCTGCTGCGGATCAAAGACGACACCAGCGACAACTGGAGGCTCAAG GTGAGCAACCTGAAAAAGGTCCTGCAGAGCGTGCTGGAGTACTGCCAAGAT GTCTTGGGTCACCAGATCTCAGAGCGCCACCTGCCCGACGTCAACCTGATCGGGGAGTTCTCGGACACCTCGGAGCTGGGGAAGCTGCTGCAGCTGGTGCTGGGCTGTGCCATCAGCTGTGAGAAGAAGCAAG AGCACATCCAGCAGATCATGACCTTGGAGGAATCCGTCCAGCACGTGGTTATGGCGGCCATtcaggag CTGATGACCAAGGACCCATTGGACACGCTGGCCTCCGAGACGTACGGCAACTTCGATAGCCAG TCCCGGAAGTACTATTTCCTCAGCGAGGACCTGGAGGAGCCGGACGACATGCGGCAGCGCTGCCAGGAACTGGAGCAGCAG ATCTCCATGCTGGTGGAAGAGAAGAACACCCTGAGCCTGGAGAACAAGACCCTGAAGGAGCAGAAGAACCGGCTGGAGTCAGATACCGGCAGCaagaaactgctgctgctgcaggctcaGATCAcgcagctgcaggaggagaccttcag GCTGGAGAGCGGGAAGGAGGACTTCCGCACGCGCTGtgaggagctggagagggaggtGCAGGAGCTGCAGCATCGGAACGAGGAGCTGAGCAGCCTGGCCGAGGAGGCTCAGGCCCTGAAGGACGAGATGGACGTGCTGAG GCACTCCTCCGACAAGGTGGGCAAGCTGGAGGCCGCGGTGGACGCCTACAAGAAGAAGCTGGAGGACCTGGGCGACCTGCGGCGGCAGGTGCGGCTCCTGGAGGAGCGGAACACGGTCTACATGCAGCGCACCTgcgagctggaggaggagctgcgcAAAGCCAACGCCGTCCGCTCCCAGCTGGAGACCCACAAGAGACAG GTGCGCGAGCTGCACAGCAAACACTCCGAGGAGGCCTTGAAGGCCGAGAAGTGGCAGTTTGAGTTCAGGAACCTCAAGGAGAAGTTCGAGGCGCTAGTgaaggagaaggag CGTCTGATGGAGGAGCGACACTCCCTCCGCGAGGCCAACGAGGAGCTGAGATGCGCCCAAGTGCAGCAGACGTGCCTGAGCCAAGCAG ATGCCTTGCTGGACGGAGCCTCTTCTCCCATGGACAACCTGGCTGCTGAGATCTTGCCGACTGAACTCAA GGAGACCATCGTGCGCCTGCAGCATGAGAACAAGATGCTGTGCGTGCAGGAGTCGACGTACCGGGAGCAGCTGGccgagctgcaggggcagctggagGAATCCAACCGCACCAAGAACCGGCTGGAGACCCAGCAGAG GTTGCACCAGCAGCAGATCTCGGAGCTGAAGGCCCAGGTGGAGGAGCTCCAGAAGGCGCTGCAGGAGCAGGGCACCAAGGCGGAGGAT GCCATT tCTTGCCTGCTGAAGAGGAAGCTGGAAGAGCACCT ggAGAAGCTGCACCAGGCCCACTCGGAGCTGCAGAAGAAGCGGGAGGACCTCGAGGACTTGGAGCCCAAAGTGGACAGCACGA ccgCCAGGAAGATCAACGAGCTGCAGCAGTGTCTGAAGAAGAAGGACGAGGACATGAGGGCCATGGAGGAGCGTTACAAGCGCTACATGGACAAGGCCTGCACG GTCATTAAGACGCTGCACCCCAAGCAGGCGCCGTCCAAGGCACCCCCCGAGATCCAGGCCTTAAAGAACCAGCTGCAGGAGAAGGAGGTGAAGATCCATCACCTGGAG aCCAACTTGGAGAAGACGAGATCCCAGCGGGAGCAGGAAGAGAAGCTGATCATCAGCGCCTGGTACAACACG GGCATGGCGCTCCACCAGCAAGCCACGGAGCAGCGATCGGCCACCTCCAGCAGCGCCCAGTCCTTCCTGGCCCAGCAGCGCCAGGCCACCAACGCCCGCAGGGGGCATCTGGGGCGGacccagcccctgctggccaAGTACGGAGACAAGCCCCCCCAGCTGCACTGA